GGTGTTGCATGGCCAACTCAGACATTGGATTCGGAGTGTGACACATGTTATCTCCTTCTCCTTTTTCATCACTGCTGCCTCCTTTACTCACTTCCACCTCCTCTCCCTATCCCCAACCTAGATTCCCCATTAGAGTTgcaaagaagagaaagggagagtagGAGGTTTGTGGTGGCAATGGTGGTGTTCAATTAATtatgaggaaggagaagagggggtGGAGGGCAGGGATGAGGAGGGCAAGAAGGAAAGAGAGTGAGAAGAGGAGAAATAGGAGAGGGAGACAGCCTTCTCCATCCCTTACTATGGCAACAGGATTATGGCCACATTGGCCATATCCAGCTTgatgtgaagagaggagggaCAAAAGACAAGATGAGGGAGGCATGTGAGCTTGATGCAGGTACTATCATCCATGTACAGAGGAATGAGGGAGGGGGTGATAAGCGGTGTACAGGGCTGGAATTGGCTAGACTGGGCTGGGCCACATCCCTATCCGAGCccgatctgaaataatttttcaGACTTCGAACCGAGCTTAGACtacattttttgagaaaaaatcagTTCGAGCCCAAATCCCAACCCAATTGGGCAAACCCGATGTCCTTACCTTTGCGTCGCTAACCTCCACTCTAAGGTCACTGCCTGCACCAGCCTCGATTCCATCTGTAATCATTGGGTCCTCCTCCACCTTGTCAGGTCCCTCTTCGACGATTGCCGCTATGTTGATGCCCTCCTCCATTCCCCCTCCATCAACAGCCTCTTCGCCCTCTCTCTCAACCCATGAAAGGCTGGCAAATCCATGAGGGCCATCTGATCCATGAGTCCCAAAATTTTGATCTCCTCCAATATCGCTGCCGCTTGGATGATGATTGCTGAGGTCTGGTATGGATCAGCTAGGGATCAGAgaagttgaaccctaaggctgtgGTGTCGAAGGGgtgggagaggaagaggaagaagagaagaaccAAACTCTAGCGCCCCTCCGCCCTCCTCCTTAATTCCATGGGTATTAGAGATTCTCGGATATGTTGAATCCGAGCGGACCGAGGAACAAATCTATAATCGGGCTCAGGCCAGACCAATAGTACATTTGAGCCCAACCTGAGAACATAATAGGTTATATATTCgatttcaaattcgatttgatttTGTTCAGATCTAACCAATAGTCTGATCCAAAGTTGGACTGATCCGACCCATTTCCCACCTTATGGGGTCAAGGTGGTGGAGGTTTTGACCTCTACCATCCTTCTCAATGGATGGTGGGTCCGAACCGATCAATGGATCCGGGTCTACATCTGGATACCACCATGGTGAAGCGTTAGTTAGGCgtctgatatattaaaattttgatatttgacATGCTACGAGGAGAGCTGTCCTCTAATAAACAGATATTAATGCAGTACActcgtgttttttttttttttttcttttttgggtggAGAAAGAAGCTGAACGCTAAAATTAAAGACGGCACAAAGATAAGAAACAAAAGGTGTTTAATAGCACAATACCTACAAAGATAAATAGTGTACACATGGTAATCTCCATCGCCCATGTTCCATGTCCCTGCGCTCAATGGCATCTTCGTAATTTCATTAGAATATGGTGGCACTTCTAGAGCCATCCACTGTTTTATTTATATCGAAACATCGGTGCCTctgggcagagagagagaaacaggaTGAAAAGATACGCAGACCTTCCCAGAGGAAAGAGGGAGTGTGGGAAAAAAAGGTAAAGAATtagaaaaaggaaagagagacCTGCCATAGCCGGAGATGTGCCCGACGACGAAGAATCCCGGCGCCGAAGCGCCCACACCGGAGTCCGGGGAGGAGTCCTACGACTGGCGGGAGGAGGCCATCAACGGCGGATCTCTGCGCCACGTGGACCTCCACACGGGATCCAACGGCTGGGCGTCCCCGCCGGGCAACCTTTTCGCCCTCCGCGGCCCCCACTACTTCTCCCGCCGGCAAAAGATCCCCTCCGGCGACTGGCTCCTCAAGCCCGCTGGCGTCGACTGGCTCCGCTCCGCCTCCCGCCTTGACAACGTCCTCGGCCGCCCGGACAACCGCGTCGCCGCCGCCCTCCGACGGGCCCAGGCACTCGGTCTCTCCCGCAAGGTCTTCCTCTTCGCCGTGAACCTGCAGATCCCCGGCCGCGAGTGCCACTCCGCCGTCTTCTACTTCGCCACTGAGGACCCCATTTCCTCGGGCTCCCTCTTCTACCACTTCGTCCACGGCGACGACGCTTTCCGCAACGCCCGCTTCAAGATCGTCAACCGGATCGTCAAGGGCCCGTGGATCGTGAAGGCCACGGTGGGGAACTACGCCGCCTGCCTCCTGGGGAAGGCGCTTACTTGCAACTACCATCGCGGGGAGAACTACCTCGAGATCGACGTCGACATCGGGAGCTCGGCGATCGCCAACGCGATCCTCCACCTGGCGCTGGGCTACGTGACGGCGGTGACGATCGACATGGGATTCCTGGTGGAGGCGCAGGCGGAGGAGGAGCTGCCGGAGCGGCTGATCGGTGCGGTGAGGGTGGCGCAGATGGAGATGGGGTCGGCTACCTACGTGGAGACTCGGGGGAAGGCGGTGGAGGTCGGCAAGCCCGGGTTCCGGAGCGTGGCCAAGGTCAATCACCACAACCAGAGCCCGAGGGTGTCGATGTCGTCCAGATCGGGAGAGGCTAAGGAGAGCGAAGAGGAAGGCTAGGAAActtttttcctcttcctctcgtTTGTTCgattgaaaggaaaaaaaaaaaatgtaaacttTAGCCGCTCTGTTTTAAAAAGCCCCCATTTTTAGGGTTCGTAGATAATAACCTGTGTCGCATTGGGGAGAGAGATCGCTGGAGATTGATCACAGTTTGAGGGATGATTTATTTGTTTGCCTTGTGTTTGATCTCAACTTGGCATTTGCTGTTTGAttatctccttctctctctctccagtgGAGAAGTAAATTTTAATCAtctctcttttcttgatcatgtTTATGAATAATAATCGCACTAGATTATCATCCATGTTAGTATAATTGGTGTTTGTGTTGGAATCTTCTAGGTGAATCTATGATGATTATTTTCTTCTGTTTGGTGGGCTTCCTAATCCTTTGTCTCTGTGTACATTCTGAAACTTTCTTGAGATTTCATCTGCTGTTGAGGGCTTGTTGCCTTTTGAGCCTTCTGTAGGTGACTTGTtcggttgttggaaaatgtagatTTTTCTCTGGTCCCAGAAGCCCACTCTTATGTTCAGGTATTGTGAGTTATGGTGTGCATCAGATCAGATGGGTAATGATGTTTACAGATAaattgttgttattattattattgttgttgttattgCTATTATAGGCAGGTAAAGGTTTGAGAGATCGAGCTAATGGGTTCCTAGATTGGGAGGGTTCTCAAATAAAATGTCGAGGCAGGGAGAAGGGAAAAATTTATATCGCTAAATTAGGTTTTTTAAGGTGTTCTGAATGGTTTAGAGTATTGTAATACATATGCAATTACTCAAAACAAGTTTTACATGAGTGAGCCAAACAACTTTGCTCTTATTATCTTCTTTTAAAATTTCATTCTTAAGGTAGATCCATAGAACTTAAAACACATAGAATAGCCATAAAACATTGGCAGAAAGCCTCTATCCCATCAATAGTGTTAAATTTATAAAACCTGCCAGCATGGGATTGTATTAAGTTATAAATGTTGTAGAAaacaaggaaaaaagaaaatgaaatgcCTGGTGATGGCAGTAAAACTCAGTTCGGTTAACATTAGACAACCCTGTTGATTAAGGCAGTACTTGGATCAGATTTTACTCTGTTCTTTGGAACCACACATCAGTGTATTTGTGATAGATGAATTAACTGAGGATCATATGCTAGAAATCCAGATTTTTATCTTGCCTTTTTGTA
The sequence above is a segment of the Elaeis guineensis isolate ETL-2024a chromosome 7, EG11, whole genome shotgun sequence genome. Coding sequences within it:
- the LOC140859410 gene encoding protein ENHANCED DISEASE RESISTANCE 2-like, producing the protein MCPTTKNPGAEAPTPESGEESYDWREEAINGGSLRHVDLHTGSNGWASPPGNLFALRGPHYFSRRQKIPSGDWLLKPAGVDWLRSASRLDNVLGRPDNRVAAALRRAQALGLSRKVFLFAVNLQIPGRECHSAVFYFATEDPISSGSLFYHFVHGDDAFRNARFKIVNRIVKGPWIVKATVGNYAACLLGKALTCNYHRGENYLEIDVDIGSSAIANAILHLALGYVTAVTIDMGFLVEAQAEEELPERLIGAVRVAQMEMGSATYVETRGKAVEVGKPGFRSVAKVNHHNQSPRVSMSSRSGEAKESEEEG